One window of Leptolyngbyaceae cyanobacterium genomic DNA carries:
- a CDS encoding UbiA family prenyltransferase, translated as MSVQAKVLSTVRALIAKIYRSLRHEAWLSWQFIGGDISASMIPGLLFMMAAWKTHPTNVLDLLLVLARGIVYFWLYIMPFCISNQIVGIDEDRINKPHRPLVKGDVSPLGAKVRLAVTMVLFGLVGWWFGVLEWALLWQGCIILHNLGSGSKHWITKNLFIGVGTLALLAAAWQLVTPITSIAWQWILVVAGVWLFLAAIQDLRDIDGDRAIGRNTFPIAFGETASRVVLSSGFALLPLVTHFGLMMPAGLTENVILCDVFLAVLSLTIAVRVISCRFPKADHYSYMLFTYWFCSVLGCAIAII; from the coding sequence ATGTCAGTACAAGCAAAAGTGTTATCAACCGTTAGGGCTTTAATTGCAAAAATCTACCGAAGCCTCCGACATGAAGCGTGGCTGAGTTGGCAATTCATCGGCGGCGATATTTCAGCATCGATGATACCTGGGTTACTATTTATGATGGCGGCGTGGAAAACTCATCCGACTAATGTGCTTGACTTATTGCTTGTACTGGCACGCGGCATTGTTTACTTTTGGCTGTATATCATGCCGTTTTGCATATCGAACCAAATAGTTGGTATTGATGAAGATCGGATTAATAAACCCCATCGTCCACTGGTGAAAGGTGATGTTTCACCTCTAGGTGCAAAGGTGCGATTGGCTGTGACGATGGTGTTGTTTGGATTGGTGGGATGGTGGTTTGGTGTTTTAGAGTGGGCGCTGCTTTGGCAAGGTTGTATTATTCTGCACAATTTAGGTAGTGGTTCTAAGCACTGGATTACCAAGAATCTGTTCATAGGAGTAGGTACTCTTGCTCTACTTGCAGCGGCTTGGCAATTGGTAACGCCGATTACATCGATCGCTTGGCAGTGGATCTTGGTGGTAGCTGGTGTGTGGCTATTTTTAGCGGCTATTCAGGATCTGCGGGATATTGATGGCGATCGCGCAATTGGCAGAAACACTTTCCCGATCGCTTTTGGAGAAACTGCAAGTCGAGTGGTGTTAAGTTCCGGCTTTGCACTTTTACCTTTGGTGACTCATTTCGGATTGATGATGCCAGCAGGTTTAACCGAAAATGTGATATTGTGCGATGTTTTTTTGGCAGTTTTGAGTTTAACGATCGCGGTACGAGTGATTTCTTGCCGCTTCCCAAAAGCCGATCATTATAGTTATATGTTATTCACCTATTGGTTTTGTTCGGTACTCGGTTGTGCGATCGCGATTATTTAA
- a CDS encoding cytochrome P450: MKLPDGPQAPVWLETLQFVLRPIEYLEARQKRYGDAFTIGRNTDSPVVYLSHPQAIEEIFTADRNLFDVGRGSKPLLEPLLGEQSLGVLDGQSHQRLRRLLLPPFHGERMRAYSQLISKIAQQVLSGWTIGKAFPVRSSMQEITLRVILQAIFGINQGQRYDLLRELLSTFVDSISSPLNAAQLFFPAMRQDLGAWSPWGQFVRLRKQIIQLLIDEIEERRQQPIEEERTDILTLLLMTVDETGQPLTDAELRDQLLTLLFTGHETTATALAWALYWIHYLPEVKSKLLDEIGTIDADADLSAIARLPYLTAVVSETLRIYPVGLATPSRILNSPLQIGDFQFNPGTVLVPCIYLTHQREDLYPEPKHFQPERFLERQFSPYEYFPFGGGNRSCIGMAFAQFQMKLVLATLLRNLDLDLASGHSIKPVRRGPTLAPSDNLHLIVKDRHPVLHQKALAAL, encoded by the coding sequence TTGAAACTCCCTGATGGCCCCCAGGCTCCAGTTTGGTTAGAGACACTTCAGTTTGTTCTCCGACCCATAGAATACTTAGAAGCACGGCAAAAGCGCTACGGTGATGCTTTCACTATAGGAAGGAATACGGATTCTCCAGTAGTGTACTTAAGTCACCCGCAAGCGATCGAAGAAATTTTTACAGCCGATCGAAATTTGTTTGATGTTGGTCGTGGTAGCAAGCCCCTTTTAGAACCGCTTTTAGGAGAACAATCTCTAGGAGTGCTTGATGGGCAAAGCCATCAACGCTTGCGACGACTTCTCCTGCCCCCTTTTCATGGCGAACGAATGCGGGCTTACAGCCAACTCATCAGCAAAATCGCCCAACAAGTATTGAGTGGGTGGACAATTGGTAAAGCTTTTCCAGTCCGTTCATCAATGCAAGAAATTACCCTGCGCGTAATCCTGCAAGCTATTTTTGGCATAAATCAGGGACAACGATACGACCTCCTTCGAGAACTACTTAGCACCTTCGTAGACTCAATAAGTTCTCCTTTAAATGCTGCACAGCTTTTTTTTCCTGCCATGCGCCAGGACTTGGGCGCTTGGAGTCCGTGGGGGCAATTTGTGCGCTTGCGTAAGCAAATAATCCAATTGCTGATTGACGAAATAGAAGAGCGACGGCAGCAGCCAATTGAAGAAGAACGTACCGACATTCTTACCTTATTACTAATGACTGTAGATGAAACAGGTCAACCTTTGACCGATGCCGAATTACGAGATCAACTCCTCACGCTATTGTTCACGGGTCATGAAACTACAGCAACCGCACTAGCTTGGGCATTGTACTGGATTCACTATCTGCCAGAAGTTAAGAGCAAACTTCTTGATGAAATTGGCACTATAGATGCTGATGCTGACCTAAGTGCGATCGCTCGACTTCCCTATCTTACTGCGGTAGTTTCTGAAACACTACGGATCTATCCAGTAGGTTTAGCTACCCCAAGTCGCATTTTAAATTCCCCATTACAGATTGGGGATTTTCAATTCAATCCGGGTACTGTGTTAGTTCCCTGCATTTATTTGACTCACCAAAGAGAAGATTTGTACCCAGAACCGAAGCATTTTCAGCCAGAGCGCTTCTTAGAAAGGCAATTTTCACCATACGAATATTTTCCTTTTGGCGGTGGTAATCGTAGTTGTATTGGGATGGCATTTGCTCAGTTTCAAATGAAGTTAGTACTGGCTACGCTCTTGCGTAACTTAGACTTGGATTTAGCATCCGGACACTCCATCAAGCCTGTACGCCGTGGCCCCACCCTCGCCCCTTCAGACAACCTGCATCTGATTGTCAAGGATAGGCATCCTGTACTGCATCAGAAAGCACTAGCCGCCTTATAA